In Niveispirillum cyanobacteriorum, the following proteins share a genomic window:
- the trpA gene encoding tryptophan synthase subunit alpha: MTSAPIQAATRIDHRFAALKAEGRAGLVTFITAGDPDHETSLALLKGLPAAGADVIELGMPFTDPMADGPAIQAAGLRALNNGARMTRTLDMVREFRKGDNETPLVLMGYYNPVYSYGVERFLADAKAAGVDGLIVVDLPPEEDGELCEPALRAGVNFIRLTTPTTDDARMPAVLANTSGFVYYVSVTGITGAGSASAGAIDDAVARLRRHTDLPLAVGFGITTPDAAAAVARVADAAVVGSAIVRQVELNLDADGKPTAALVPNVLDFVRALAQGVRTARG, translated from the coding sequence ATGACCAGCGCCCCGATCCAAGCCGCCACCCGCATCGACCACCGCTTTGCCGCGCTGAAGGCGGAGGGCCGGGCCGGCCTTGTCACCTTCATCACCGCCGGTGATCCCGACCATGAGACCAGCTTGGCCCTGCTGAAGGGCCTGCCGGCTGCCGGGGCCGATGTCATCGAACTGGGCATGCCGTTTACCGACCCCATGGCTGATGGTCCCGCCATTCAGGCGGCGGGCCTGCGCGCTCTGAACAATGGCGCCCGTATGACCCGAACGCTCGATATGGTGCGGGAGTTCCGTAAGGGCGACAATGAAACGCCCTTGGTCCTGATGGGCTACTACAATCCCGTCTATTCCTATGGTGTCGAACGGTTCCTGGCCGATGCCAAGGCGGCGGGCGTGGATGGCCTGATCGTGGTCGACCTGCCGCCGGAAGAAGATGGGGAACTGTGTGAGCCGGCCTTGCGCGCTGGCGTCAACTTCATTCGCCTGACGACGCCGACGACCGATGACGCGCGTATGCCCGCCGTGCTGGCCAATACCTCTGGCTTTGTCTATTACGTCTCCGTGACCGGCATCACCGGGGCCGGCAGCGCCAGTGCCGGTGCCATTGACGACGCGGTAGCCCGTTTGCGCCGCCATACCGATTTGCCGCTGGCCGTTGGTTTCGGCATCACCACGCCCGACGCCGCTGCCGCCGTGGCCCGCGTGGCCGACGCCGCCGTGGTGGGCAGCGCGATCGTGCGTCAGGTGGAGCTCAACCTGGACGCTGACGGCAAGCCTACTGCCGCCCTGGTACCCAACGTGCTAGACTTCGTGCGGGCGCTGGCCCAGGGCGTGCGTACCGCCCGGGGGTAA
- a CDS encoding HWE histidine kinase domain-containing protein — protein sequence MQDIFDHPAAPTQALRQANPSRAVVWLALTALLVALALFGGELLLGRARVMERAAIDTRTEADQLAEHAARLMGAHALVLRNAEWLVRSQGWDAVAGTPHLHEWLRDLASEAPEVQSYWLADASGKVRVSTLRWPAPDLNVADRDYFTSHQSQNAGPHVSTRLAGRLNPELFFALSRRVEAHDGSFLGVVQVSMRPAYFESFYASVATRPDVEVMLVRSDGEVLVRHPATADAGLTLGNVSDLVAQRDPASGLVTAMSPFDGQERLYAVADVDRVPVRVVYGISTAGLRADWGWSALGHFSFALLATLMLLPLAAIALRQTRQAEVAQGKLRSSNVALEARVRERTAHLDIALDDLRRSEERLSRLVSTAPVAIMEIGPDGRFTDVNAAAERILGLSRQAIIGVRHDAAIWHATALDGRPMASVDFPTARALAGEEVRDGEYALRDPKTGARQILSVNAVPIRDEDGRIIGCTATAMDVTGRYEAEDRQRLLMREVDHRAKNALAVAQAVVRLSRADSIEAFTSAVEGRISSLARSHSLLAQASWSGADLERLVEDEVQAFAAEPSQLTLRGPRVRLGADMVQSLGLVFHELATNAAKHGALSRPDGQVTVDWTVRRNVLELTWTETGGPAVTAPPTRKGFGSTLLGQVLRHQLGGKIDMDWAATGLKCHVTLPLGTGNG from the coding sequence GTGCAGGACATCTTCGACCATCCCGCCGCGCCGACACAGGCGTTGCGTCAGGCCAATCCGTCCCGCGCCGTCGTCTGGCTGGCGCTGACGGCGCTGCTTGTCGCCCTGGCGCTGTTCGGGGGGGAGTTGCTGCTAGGCCGCGCCCGGGTCATGGAACGGGCGGCTATCGACACACGCACAGAAGCCGACCAGTTGGCCGAGCATGCGGCACGCCTGATGGGGGCGCACGCTCTTGTGCTACGAAATGCTGAATGGCTGGTGCGCAGCCAGGGTTGGGACGCGGTGGCCGGCACCCCGCACCTGCATGAATGGCTGCGCGATCTGGCCAGCGAGGCGCCCGAGGTGCAGTCCTACTGGCTGGCCGACGCCAGCGGCAAGGTGCGGGTCAGCACCCTGCGCTGGCCGGCGCCGGATCTGAATGTCGCCGACCGCGACTATTTCACATCGCACCAGAGCCAGAATGCCGGCCCGCATGTCAGCACGCGCCTGGCAGGCCGCCTGAACCCGGAATTATTCTTCGCCCTGTCGCGTCGTGTGGAGGCGCATGACGGATCGTTCCTGGGCGTTGTCCAGGTATCGATGCGGCCCGCCTATTTCGAATCCTTCTATGCCAGCGTCGCGACCCGCCCGGATGTGGAGGTGATGCTGGTCCGCAGTGACGGGGAGGTGCTGGTGCGCCACCCGGCCACGGCGGATGCCGGGCTGACGCTGGGCAATGTCAGCGATCTGGTTGCCCAACGCGACCCGGCATCCGGCCTTGTCACCGCTATGTCGCCCTTCGATGGGCAGGAGCGGCTCTACGCCGTGGCCGATGTCGACCGTGTACCAGTGCGCGTGGTCTATGGCATCTCTACCGCGGGTCTGCGCGCCGACTGGGGCTGGTCGGCACTGGGCCATTTCAGCTTCGCCTTGCTGGCCACGCTGATGCTGTTGCCGCTGGCGGCCATCGCCCTGCGCCAGACACGGCAGGCAGAGGTGGCGCAGGGAAAGCTGCGCAGTTCCAATGTAGCGCTGGAGGCACGGGTACGGGAACGCACCGCCCATCTGGACATCGCGCTGGATGATCTGCGCCGTAGCGAGGAACGGTTGAGCCGGCTGGTCAGCACGGCCCCGGTCGCCATCATGGAGATCGGGCCCGACGGGCGTTTCACCGATGTGAATGCCGCCGCCGAGCGTATCCTGGGCCTGTCACGACAGGCCATCATCGGGGTGCGCCATGACGCCGCCATCTGGCATGCAACGGCCCTGGATGGCCGGCCCATGGCCAGTGTGGATTTCCCGACGGCCCGCGCCCTGGCAGGGGAAGAGGTGCGTGACGGCGAATATGCCCTGCGCGACCCCAAGACGGGCGCGCGGCAAATCCTGTCCGTCAATGCCGTGCCCATCCGGGATGAGGATGGGCGCATCATCGGCTGTACCGCCACCGCCATGGATGTGACGGGCCGGTACGAGGCGGAAGACCGCCAGCGCCTGCTGATGCGCGAGGTCGATCACCGCGCCAAGAACGCGCTGGCCGTGGCGCAGGCCGTGGTGAGGTTGAGCCGGGCCGACAGTATTGAGGCCTTCACCAGCGCCGTGGAAGGCCGCATCTCCTCCCTGGCGCGGTCGCACTCCCTGCTGGCCCAGGCATCCTGGTCCGGTGCTGACCTAGAACGGCTGGTGGAGGATGAGGTACAGGCCTTTGCGGCGGAACCGTCGCAACTGACCCTGCGCGGCCCGCGCGTCCGCCTGGGTGCGGACATGGTGCAATCGCTGGGTCTGGTGTTCCATGAACTGGCCACCAATGCGGCCAAGCATGGCGCCCTGTCCCGCCCCGACGGACAGGTGACGGTGGATTGGACGGTCCGCCGCAACGTCCTGGAACTGACCTGGACGGAAACCGGTGGCCCGGCCGTGACGGCCCCACCCACACGCAAGGGCTTCGGCTCCACCCTGCTGGGTCAAGTGCTGCGCCATCAACTGGGCGGAAAGATCGACATGGATTGGGCTGCAACGGGGCTGAAATGCCACGTGACCTTGCCATTGGGCACCGGCAACGGCTGA
- a CDS encoding TrmH family RNA methyltransferase: MVDRPTLSLKPRPAPQAPAKARRKPFRIGGLPAVSALFDRDPDRAEKLYFDERLKLAAAPFCTRMAAARKPFRLVPSEELEKIAGSAMHGGIVVEASPRPVHPFSLDLAKGWAAAGQPLLILDGVSNPHNLGAIVRTAAFFGVDRIVISDHPGQALPSEAAYRVAEGGFEYVNLHRATGFAATLKALGGLYRTIGTALGPFPALSNLSRQPGGKPVAVVMGNEEHGMPPDSQAACTDLVTIAGSGWVQSLNVSATTAILVFLMTKG; encoded by the coding sequence ATGGTTGACCGCCCGACCCTGTCGCTGAAACCCAGGCCGGCACCCCAAGCCCCCGCGAAGGCGCGGCGCAAGCCGTTCCGCATCGGCGGCTTGCCGGCGGTATCGGCCCTGTTCGACCGCGATCCGGATCGGGCAGAGAAGCTCTATTTCGATGAGCGGCTGAAACTGGCTGCCGCCCCCTTCTGCACCCGCATGGCGGCGGCCCGCAAACCCTTCCGGCTGGTCCCATCCGAAGAGTTGGAGAAGATTGCCGGCTCCGCGATGCATGGCGGCATCGTGGTGGAGGCGTCGCCCAGGCCGGTCCACCCCTTCAGTCTGGATCTGGCCAAGGGCTGGGCGGCGGCGGGCCAGCCGCTGCTGATCCTGGACGGGGTGTCGAACCCCCATAATCTAGGCGCCATCGTACGTACCGCCGCCTTCTTTGGCGTCGATCGCATCGTGATTTCCGATCATCCGGGGCAGGCCCTGCCGTCGGAGGCGGCATATCGCGTGGCGGAAGGCGGGTTCGAGTATGTGAACCTGCACCGTGCCACAGGCTTTGCCGCCACCTTGAAGGCGCTGGGCGGCCTTTACCGCACCATCGGTACCGCCCTGGGACCGTTCCCGGCCCTGTCCAACCTGTCGCGGCAGCCGGGGGGAAAGCCCGTGGCCGTGGTCATGGGGAATGAGGAACATGGCATGCCGCCGGATAGTCAGGCCGCCTGTACCGATCTTGTCACCATCGCCGGCAGCGGCTGGGTCCAGTCGCTGAACGTGTCCGCGACCACGGCCATCCTGGTGTTCCTGATGACGAAGGGGTAA
- a CDS encoding undecaprenyl-diphosphate phosphatase, with protein sequence MTDLAQYLDAILLGLLEGLTEFIPVSSTGHLILLGEMLGFKGQAEDLFKVVIQLGAILAILLVYFQKLWGVVRGLVQGNGESYRFTAAILLAFLPAAVIGVFAHSYIKSVLFNPTVVSVALITGGIAILLAERLVPRPQHFAVEAFPPKLSLSIGFAQCLAMIPGVSRSGATIIGALLMGVERKAAAEFSFFVAIPTMLGAATYDLYKNREVLAVDSVGMIAVGFIVAFLSALLVVRWLVAFVGRHGFAPFAWYRIVIGSIMLVWLTFFAG encoded by the coding sequence TTGACCGACCTTGCCCAATATCTCGACGCCATCCTTCTGGGCCTGCTGGAAGGGCTGACGGAATTCATTCCCGTCTCCTCCACCGGACATCTGATCCTGCTGGGGGAGATGCTGGGCTTCAAGGGGCAGGCGGAAGACCTGTTCAAGGTGGTGATCCAGCTGGGCGCCATCCTGGCCATCCTGCTGGTCTATTTCCAGAAGCTCTGGGGCGTGGTGCGCGGGCTGGTGCAGGGCAATGGCGAGAGCTACCGGTTCACCGCCGCCATCCTGCTGGCCTTCCTGCCTGCCGCGGTGATCGGCGTCTTTGCGCATTCCTACATCAAGAGCGTGCTGTTCAACCCGACCGTTGTATCCGTCGCCCTGATCACGGGCGGTATCGCCATCCTGTTGGCCGAACGGCTGGTGCCCCGGCCACAACATTTCGCGGTAGAGGCATTCCCGCCGAAACTGTCGCTCTCCATCGGTTTTGCCCAGTGTCTGGCCATGATCCCCGGCGTGTCGCGGTCGGGCGCCACCATCATCGGCGCCCTGCTGATGGGGGTGGAGCGCAAGGCAGCGGCAGAGTTCAGCTTCTTCGTGGCAATCCCCACGATGCTAGGTGCCGCCACCTATGACCTTTACAAGAACAGGGAGGTTCTGGCCGTCGATAGCGTGGGGATGATTGCCGTCGGGTTCATCGTGGCTTTCCTGTCAGCCCTGCTGGTCGTGCGCTGGCTGGTGGCCTTTGTGGGCCGGCACGGTTTCGCCCCGTTCGCCTGGTACCGCATCGTCATCGGCAGCATCATGCTGGTCTGGCTGACCTTCTTCGCAGGCTGA
- the clpS gene encoding ATP-dependent Clp protease adapter ClpS, with product MAEDDKHGNGGTSTGVVVKAKPKTKKPAMYKVLMLNDDYTPMEFVVHVLERFFNKNRDEATRIMLHVHRRGVGVCGVFTYEVAETKVTQVMDFARQHQHPLQCTLEKD from the coding sequence ATGGCTGAGGATGACAAGCACGGGAATGGGGGGACGTCGACAGGCGTGGTCGTGAAGGCCAAGCCGAAGACGAAGAAACCCGCCATGTACAAGGTGCTGATGCTGAACGACGACTACACCCCCATGGAGTTCGTCGTGCATGTCCTTGAACGCTTCTTCAACAAGAACCGTGATGAAGCGACGCGGATCATGTTGCATGTCCATCGGCGTGGCGTCGGCGTCTGCGGCGTGTTCACCTATGAAGTGGCGGAAACGAAGGTGACCCAGGTCATGGACTTCGCCCGTCAGCACCAGCACCCGTTACAGTGCACCCTGGAAAAGGATTAG
- the clpA gene encoding ATP-dependent Clp protease ATP-binding subunit ClpA, whose protein sequence is MLSRNLEQTLHRALANANERRHEYATLEHLLLALTEDQDALAVLRACGVDVAKLKAELVEYLDGELSNLVTTRQDDAKPTAGFQRVLQRAAIHVQSSGREEVTGANVLVALFSERESHAVYFLQEQEMTRFDAVNYISHGIAKAPGRAEPKRVSGADEEAHAEKVVKKGTEALEAYCVNLNKKALSGKIDALIGREQEVERTIQILCRRSKNNPLYVGDPGVGKTAIAEGLARRIVQGEVPEILRKATIYSLDMGSLLAGTRYRGDFEERLKAVVSELEAMEGSILFIDEIHTVIGAGATSGGAMDASNLLKPALASGALRCIGSTTYKEYRSYFEKDRALVRRFQKIDVNEPSIEDAIKILDGIKVYYETHHKVRYTKDAIRSAVELSARYIGDRKLPDKAIDVIDEVGAAQTMLPENKRKKTITQKDVEAVVAKIARIPPKSVSRDDKEVLLNLERDLKTMVFGQNAAIEALVSAIKLARAGLREPEKPIGNYLFSGPTGVGKTEVAKQLSRTLGIELIRFDMSEYMERHTISRLIGAPPGYVGFDQGGMLTDAIDQHPHCVLLLDEIEKAHPDIYNILLQVMDHGKLTDHNGKIVDFRNVILILTTNAGAADMAKHAIGFGSGVRTGDDQEAINKTFTPEFRNRLDAIIPFGNLGPDVVARVVDKFVMELEAQLTDRGVTIELTDGARAWLAKKGYDPVMGARPLARTIQEHVKKPLAEELLFGKLSKGGAVRVILNKEGDGLDFDYAEPKGQKREEKIEELA, encoded by the coding sequence ATGCTGTCGCGGAATCTCGAACAGACCCTCCACCGGGCCCTGGCCAACGCCAACGAACGGCGTCACGAGTATGCGACGCTGGAGCATCTGCTGCTGGCGCTGACGGAGGACCAGGACGCGCTGGCGGTGCTGCGGGCCTGCGGCGTGGATGTGGCGAAGCTGAAGGCCGAACTGGTCGAATATCTGGACGGTGAACTGTCCAATCTGGTGACGACCCGCCAGGACGATGCCAAGCCCACCGCCGGTTTTCAGCGCGTGCTGCAACGCGCCGCCATCCATGTGCAAAGCTCGGGCCGTGAGGAAGTGACGGGCGCCAACGTCCTGGTTGCCCTGTTCTCCGAACGCGAAAGCCACGCCGTCTATTTCCTGCAGGAGCAGGAGATGACCCGGTTCGACGCTGTCAACTACATCTCCCACGGTATCGCCAAGGCCCCCGGTCGGGCTGAGCCGAAGCGCGTGTCGGGTGCGGATGAAGAGGCGCATGCCGAGAAGGTGGTGAAGAAGGGGACGGAGGCGCTGGAAGCCTATTGCGTCAACCTGAACAAGAAGGCCCTGTCCGGCAAGATCGACGCCCTGATCGGGCGCGAGCAGGAGGTGGAGCGCACCATCCAGATTCTGTGCCGCCGGTCGAAGAACAATCCGCTTTACGTGGGTGATCCCGGCGTGGGCAAGACCGCCATCGCCGAAGGTCTGGCGCGCCGCATCGTACAGGGTGAGGTGCCGGAGATTCTGCGTAAGGCCACCATCTACTCGCTCGACATGGGTTCGCTGCTGGCCGGCACGCGCTATCGTGGCGACTTTGAGGAGCGGTTGAAGGCCGTGGTGTCGGAGCTGGAAGCGATGGAAGGCTCCATCCTGTTCATCGACGAAATCCACACGGTCATCGGCGCCGGCGCCACCAGCGGCGGGGCCATGGACGCGTCCAACCTGCTGAAGCCGGCCCTGGCGTCCGGCGCCCTGCGCTGTATCGGCAGCACGACCTACAAGGAATATCGGTCGTACTTTGAAAAGGACCGCGCCCTGGTGCGGCGGTTCCAGAAGATCGACGTCAACGAGCCGTCGATCGAGGATGCGATCAAGATTCTGGATGGCATCAAGGTCTATTACGAGACGCACCATAAGGTGCGCTACACCAAGGACGCCATCCGGTCGGCGGTGGAGCTGTCCGCGCGCTATATCGGCGACCGCAAGCTGCCCGACAAGGCCATCGACGTGATCGATGAAGTCGGGGCAGCGCAGACCATGCTGCCCGAGAACAAGCGCAAGAAGACCATCACCCAGAAGGATGTGGAGGCCGTGGTCGCCAAGATCGCGCGCATCCCGCCCAAATCGGTCAGCCGCGATGACAAGGAAGTGCTGCTGAACCTAGAGCGTGATCTGAAGACCATGGTCTTCGGCCAGAACGCCGCCATCGAAGCGCTGGTATCGGCCATCAAACTGGCCCGCGCCGGCCTGCGCGAACCGGAAAAGCCCATCGGCAACTACCTGTTCTCCGGCCCCACTGGCGTCGGCAAGACGGAAGTGGCCAAACAGCTTTCCCGGACGTTGGGGATTGAGCTGATTCGCTTCGATATGTCCGAATATATGGAGCGTCACACCATCAGCCGCCTGATCGGCGCACCGCCGGGCTATGTGGGGTTCGATCAGGGCGGCATGCTGACCGACGCCATCGACCAGCATCCGCATTGCGTGTTGCTGCTGGACGAGATCGAGAAGGCGCATCCCGACATCTACAACATCCTGTTGCAGGTGATGGATCATGGCAAACTGACGGACCATAACGGCAAGATCGTCGACTTCCGCAACGTCATCCTGATCCTGACAACCAATGCCGGTGCCGCCGACATGGCCAAGCATGCCATTGGTTTCGGCAGCGGTGTACGCACAGGCGACGATCAGGAAGCCATCAACAAGACCTTCACACCGGAATTCCGCAACCGTCTGGATGCCATCATCCCGTTCGGCAATCTGGGACCGGATGTGGTGGCCCGCGTGGTGGACAAGTTCGTGATGGAGCTGGAAGCGCAGTTGACCGACCGGGGCGTGACCATCGAACTGACCGATGGTGCGCGCGCCTGGCTGGCCAAGAAGGGCTACGATCCCGTCATGGGCGCCCGCCCGCTGGCCCGCACCATTCAGGAACATGTGAAAAAGCCGCTGGCCGAGGAATTGCTGTTCGGCAAGCTGTCAAAGGGCGGGGCCGTGCGCGTCATCCTGAACAAGGAAGGCGACGGTCTGGATTTCGACTATGCCGAGCCGAAAGGCCAAAAACGCGAGGAGAAGATCGAAGAACTCGCGTAA
- a CDS encoding DUF418 domain-containing protein, whose amino-acid sequence MGNVVSRDGSRIDMVDALRGTALIGLFLVHMDEHFELLRYPANAPDWLNSLNQWVHHLTFGLFAGKAYAIFAMMFGISFTLILQSWAKRDGDAAARLRFLWRLVLLGAMGYIHALLYIGDILLVLAVFGLPLVFLYRVPDRWLAPLVILLLGQALSLWTVIALWITPETTPSNPSHWALYGRIFTLFTQDSWSAVFLNNLTTGQTARFWFFAESGRWQQMAGLLILGMMAGRRQLYLDNPGNRRIWTRTFQLALAGFVFLFPLSLWVQGLPLQGLLKYHLGMMTGGWANLMQMLLWASGFALIYRRIAGFGFTGRLAAFGRMSLTCYLMHSIIFVPFFHGYGLGFYQHWGIALSVGVGVLFVAAQMRFADWWLRHHAYGPVEWLWRCATLGRFDVPLRRAVI is encoded by the coding sequence ATGGGCAATGTCGTGTCACGGGACGGCAGCCGCATCGACATGGTGGATGCGCTGCGCGGAACGGCCCTGATCGGGCTGTTCCTGGTCCATATGGATGAACATTTCGAACTGCTGCGCTATCCGGCCAACGCGCCGGACTGGCTGAACAGCCTGAACCAGTGGGTGCATCACCTGACCTTCGGCCTGTTCGCGGGCAAGGCCTATGCCATCTTCGCCATGATGTTCGGGATCAGCTTCACCCTGATCCTGCAAAGTTGGGCGAAGAGGGATGGGGATGCAGCAGCAAGGCTGCGGTTCCTGTGGCGGCTGGTACTGCTGGGGGCCATGGGCTATATCCACGCCCTGCTTTATATCGGCGATATATTGTTGGTCCTGGCCGTCTTCGGACTGCCGCTGGTCTTTCTCTACCGCGTGCCGGACCGCTGGCTGGCACCGCTGGTCATCCTGCTGCTGGGGCAAGCGTTGTCGCTATGGACCGTGATCGCCCTGTGGATCACGCCGGAGACCACGCCGTCCAACCCCTCGCACTGGGCGCTTTATGGCCGCATCTTCACCCTGTTCACCCAGGATAGCTGGTCGGCGGTGTTCTTGAACAACCTGACGACGGGCCAGACGGCGCGATTCTGGTTCTTTGCCGAATCGGGGCGGTGGCAGCAGATGGCGGGCCTGCTGATCCTGGGCATGATGGCCGGACGGCGGCAGCTTTACCTGGATAATCCGGGCAACCGTCGCATCTGGACGCGGACATTCCAACTGGCCCTGGCCGGGTTCGTCTTTCTGTTCCCCCTGTCACTATGGGTTCAGGGGCTGCCCTTGCAGGGCCTGCTGAAATACCATCTGGGCATGATGACGGGCGGCTGGGCCAACCTCATGCAGATGCTGCTCTGGGCCTCAGGTTTTGCCCTGATCTATCGCCGCATCGCGGGCTTTGGCTTCACGGGCCGGCTGGCTGCGTTCGGGCGGATGAGCCTGACCTGTTACCTGATGCATTCCATCATCTTCGTGCCCTTCTTCCATGGCTATGGGCTGGGCTTCTATCAGCATTGGGGTATTGCCCTGTCGGTGGGCGTGGGCGTGCTGTTCGTGGCGGCACAGATGCGCTTTGCCGACTGGTGGCTGCGCCACCATGCCTATGGCCCGGTGGAATGGCTCTGGCGCTGCGCCACGCTGGGCCGGTTCGATGTGCCGCTGCGGCGCGCGGTGATCTGA
- the gatA gene encoding Asp-tRNA(Asn)/Glu-tRNA(Gln) amidotransferase subunit GatA, which translates to MTNLTHLSMSEALAGLKAKDFTALELTNAYIAAVEAARPLNAFITETPDIALEQAKASDARYAAGTNLPLDGMPLGIKDLFCTKGVLTTAASHILDGFKPEYESTITENLFRDGAVMLGKLNLDEFAMGSANITSYYGPVLNPWTGKDPAGADRKLVPGGSSGGSAASVSGRFAIAATGTDTGGSIRQPASFTGIVGLKPTYGRCSRWGTIAFASSLDQAGPMTRTVRDAALMLQSMAGFDPKDSTSVDMKVPDLLASLTGDIRGLRVGIPKEYRVDGMPAEIERVWQQGIEWLKAAGATPVEVSLPHTKYALATYYVVAPAECSSNLARYDGVRFGLRVEGKDLKEMYENTRGEGFGKEVRRRILIGTYVLSAGYYDAYYLKAQKVRARIAEDFAKAFEQCDILLTPTAPSTAFAIGEKQDDPISMYLNDVFTVPASLAGLPGMSVPAGLASDGLPLGLQLIGRPFDEETLLRVADIIEKAAGPQPLPPYCR; encoded by the coding sequence ATGACCAACCTGACCCATCTCTCCATGTCCGAAGCCCTGGCCGGGCTGAAGGCCAAGGATTTCACGGCGCTGGAACTGACCAACGCCTATATCGCCGCTGTTGAGGCGGCACGCCCGCTGAACGCCTTCATCACGGAGACGCCGGACATCGCCCTGGAGCAGGCCAAGGCGTCCGACGCGCGCTATGCCGCCGGCACAAATCTGCCGCTGGACGGTATGCCGTTGGGCATCAAGGACCTGTTCTGCACCAAGGGCGTGCTGACCACCGCCGCCAGCCATATCCTGGACGGGTTCAAGCCGGAATATGAAAGCACGATCACGGAGAACCTGTTCCGTGACGGTGCCGTCATGCTTGGCAAGCTGAACCTGGACGAATTCGCCATGGGTTCGGCCAATATCACCTCCTATTACGGCCCCGTGCTGAACCCCTGGACGGGCAAGGACCCCGCCGGTGCGGATCGCAAGCTGGTGCCGGGTGGTTCGTCGGGCGGGTCTGCTGCATCCGTGTCTGGTCGTTTCGCCATCGCCGCCACGGGCACCGACACGGGCGGTTCGATCCGTCAGCCGGCAAGCTTCACGGGCATTGTTGGTCTGAAGCCCACCTATGGCCGCTGCTCCCGCTGGGGCACCATCGCCTTTGCCAGCTCGCTGGATCAGGCAGGCCCCATGACCCGCACGGTGCGCGATGCCGCCCTGATGCTGCAGAGCATGGCCGGCTTCGACCCGAAGGACAGCACGTCCGTCGATATGAAGGTGCCGGACCTGCTGGCCTCCCTGACCGGCGATATCCGTGGCCTGCGCGTCGGCATTCCCAAGGAATACCGCGTCGATGGCATGCCGGCGGAGATTGAGCGTGTCTGGCAGCAGGGTATCGAATGGCTGAAGGCCGCCGGCGCCACGCCGGTGGAGGTCAGCCTGCCGCACACCAAGTACGCGCTGGCCACCTATTACGTGGTCGCCCCTGCTGAATGCTCCTCCAACCTCGCCCGCTATGACGGCGTGCGCTTCGGCCTGCGGGTCGAGGGCAAGGATCTGAAGGAGATGTATGAGAATACGCGTGGCGAAGGCTTCGGCAAGGAAGTGCGCCGCCGTATCCTGATCGGCACCTACGTGCTGTCGGCTGGTTACTACGATGCTTATTACCTGAAGGCCCAGAAGGTGCGCGCCCGCATCGCCGAGGATTTCGCCAAGGCGTTCGAGCAGTGTGACATCCTGCTGACACCGACTGCCCCCAGCACGGCGTTCGCGATTGGGGAAAAGCAGGACGACCCGATTTCCATGTACCTGAACGACGTGTTCACGGTGCCGGCCTCGCTGGCCGGTCTGCCGGGCATGTCGGTGCCGGCGGGTCTGGCGTCCGACGGTCTGCCGCTGGGTCTGCAGCTGATCGGCCGTCCGTTTGATGAGGAGACGCTGCTGCGCGTCGCCGACATCATCGAAAAGGCCGCCGGCCCGCAGCCGCTGCCGCCCTACTGCCGCTGA
- the gatC gene encoding Asp-tRNA(Asn)/Glu-tRNA(Gln) amidotransferase subunit GatC, with the protein MSQDKATLDAKTVAKIAHLARIKVPAEEQEHLAGELNKLLDWVEQLGEVDTDGVEPMTSVAAQTLRRRADVVTDGGYPDKVVSNATDAAEHFFSVPKVVE; encoded by the coding sequence ATGTCGCAGGACAAGGCCACCCTGGACGCCAAGACCGTGGCGAAGATCGCCCATCTTGCCCGCATCAAGGTTCCCGCTGAAGAGCAGGAGCATTTGGCGGGCGAGCTGAACAAGCTGCTCGACTGGGTCGAGCAATTGGGCGAGGTCGATACTGACGGGGTGGAGCCGATGACGTCCGTCGCGGCCCAGACCCTGCGCCGCCGCGCGGATGTCGTCACGGATGGCGGCTATCCCGACAAGGTCGTATCGAATGCGACCGACGCCGCCGAACATTTCTTCTCCGTGCCCAAGGTCGTCGAATAA
- the ruvX gene encoding Holliday junction resolvase RuvX has translation MSIRNLVELKAVMPRHARLIGLDIGEKTIGMAVCDPGFTVASPIGTIRRTKFMQDAQELVRAMKDRDVRGLVIGLPVNMDGTEGPRCESVREFARNLLIRPELFGKVEPEIAFWDERLSTSAVDRMMIEWDMTRKRRDEVVDKMAAAYILQGALDYLKKAAETPEDTGP, from the coding sequence ATGTCCATCCGCAACCTTGTGGAACTGAAAGCGGTCATGCCGCGTCACGCACGCCTTATCGGGCTCGATATTGGCGAAAAAACCATCGGTATGGCGGTCTGTGACCCCGGTTTTACCGTCGCCTCACCCATCGGCACCATCCGGCGCACAAAGTTTATGCAGGATGCGCAGGAGCTTGTCCGCGCCATGAAGGACCGCGACGTGCGCGGTCTGGTCATCGGCCTGCCCGTGAACATGGACGGAACGGAGGGGCCGCGTTGTGAGTCGGTGCGCGAATTCGCCCGCAATCTGCTGATCCGGCCCGAACTGTTCGGCAAGGTGGAGCCGGAGATCGCGTTCTGGGACGAACGCCTGTCCACCAGCGCCGTCGACCGCATGATGATCGAATGGGACATGACCCGCAAACGCCGGGACGAGGTGGTGGACAAGATGGCCGCCGCCTACATCCTGCAAGGTGCGCTGGATTATCTGAAGAAGGCGGCGGAGACACCGGAGGATACCGGACCTTGA